In Flavobacterium hankyongi, the genomic window CAAAGCTTCTATGGCTTTTCTTGAAAAATATCTTAATAATGCATCACCAACAGGCTATGAAAATGAAGGACAAAAAATTTGGATGGATTATTTAAAACCCTACGTTGATACCTTTATTACAGATACATATGGAACTGCTGTTGGAATTATTAATCCTGATGCTCCTTATAAAGTAGTAATTGAAGGTCATAGTGATGAAATTTCATGGTATGTAAATTATATTACTGATGATGGTTTAATCTATGTTATTAGAAATGGAGGTTCAGACCATCAAATTGCTCCATCTAAAAGAGTAAACATACATACTAAAAACGGAATTGTTAAGGGAGTTTTTGGTTGGCCAGCAATTCACACACGTGGTCGTGGTAAAGAAGAAAATGCAACTTTGCACAATATTTTTATAGACTGTGGATGTACGACGAAAGAAGAAGTTGAAAAATTAGATATTCATGTAGGATGTGTTATTACTTATCCAGATGAGTTTATGATTTTAAACGAAAACAAATTTGTTTGTCGTGCTATTGACAACCGTATGGGTGGTTTTATGATTGCAGAAGTAGCTCGTTTATTGAAAGAGAACAAGAAGAAACTTCCTTTTGGACTATATATTGTAAATGCCGTTCAAGAAGAAATTGGATTA contains:
- a CDS encoding M42 family metallopeptidase, coding for MSSKSVLNKASMAFLEKYLNNASPTGYENEGQKIWMDYLKPYVDTFITDTYGTAVGIINPDAPYKVVIEGHSDEISWYVNYITDDGLIYVIRNGGSDHQIAPSKRVNIHTKNGIVKGVFGWPAIHTRGRGKEENATLHNIFIDCGCTTKEEVEKLDIHVGCVITYPDEFMILNENKFVCRAIDNRMGGFMIAEVARLLKENKKKLPFGLYIVNAVQEEIGLRGAEMITQTIKPNVAIVTDVCHDTTTPMIDKKIEGDLKIGRGPVIAYAPAVQNKLRELITDTADEKQIPFQRHATSRVTGTDTDAFAYSNGGVASALISLPLRYMHTTVEMVHKEDVENVIKLIYETLLKIENNKSFSYFK